From Leptospira venezuelensis, a single genomic window includes:
- a CDS encoding enoyl-CoA hydratase-related protein: MDLVSYLGMSDLPLITNIYDVVGGKIFQITMNRPEVHNAVNREMADLFVEAWKTFQKDPELTVAILHGAGDKAFCSGADLSGLDKMANLYLNKEEREEYAKNDPGPLGGSRIIQKKPVITVSHGYTYAGGLELFCHGHIRIAEPQAIFSVACRRWGVPLVDGGTVYLPRLLGFGSALPLILTGQRIRADRAYQLGLVWELVKKGKGLDRAFSYATQLCRQPRDAMFADLSSALEGWNLSLKEALTLEARNTFPVMESKSTKEGVKRFLDGDRFWFR, translated from the coding sequence ATGGATCTAGTTTCTTATTTAGGCATGTCTGATCTCCCATTGATTACAAATATTTACGACGTCGTAGGTGGTAAAATTTTTCAGATCACTATGAATCGCCCGGAAGTTCATAACGCAGTGAATAGGGAGATGGCGGATCTGTTTGTGGAAGCATGGAAAACTTTTCAAAAAGATCCGGAACTTACTGTTGCTATTTTGCACGGAGCAGGTGATAAGGCATTTTGTTCCGGCGCGGATCTTTCCGGTTTAGATAAAATGGCAAATCTGTATCTAAATAAAGAAGAAAGAGAAGAATATGCTAAGAATGATCCTGGTCCTTTAGGTGGATCAAGGATCATTCAGAAAAAACCTGTGATTACTGTATCTCATGGTTATACTTACGCAGGCGGTTTGGAATTATTTTGTCATGGTCATATTCGTATCGCAGAACCTCAGGCAATTTTCTCCGTTGCTTGTAGAAGATGGGGAGTTCCTCTTGTAGATGGAGGTACTGTATATCTTCCAAGATTACTTGGTTTTGGATCGGCATTGCCACTAATACTAACAGGACAAAGGATCCGGGCTGATAGAGCTTACCAGCTTGGCCTGGTATGGGAACTTGTGAAAAAAGGAAAAGGTTTGGATAGAGCATTTTCCTATGCCACCCAACTTTGCAGGCAGCCTAGAGATGCAATGTTTGCCGATCTAAGTTCTGCTTTAGAAGGTTGGAATCTTTCTTTAAAAGAAGCATTAACTCTAGAGGCCAGAAATACTTTTCCTGTAATGGAGAGTAAAAGCACCAAAGAAGGTGTAAAACGTTTCTTGGATGGGGATCGTTTTTGGTTTCGTTAG